A window of Leclercia adecarboxylata contains these coding sequences:
- a CDS encoding DUF2239 family protein, which yields MPTLTLTAFWRNQQIAHGSLSELLHQIQSANIGSETVFIFNDRSGKRLDIHVNGDIASALAAYPELAESNPVKSRGRPKLGVSAKEVTLLPRHWEWLATQPGGASATLRRLIDQARKTGKPVDNTRQRHDRAYHFMYEIAGDLPGYEASMRALFADDEAAFTACVAGWPQDLRQYALRLAFGKEEEGPGA from the coding sequence ATGCCTACCCTTACCCTGACCGCCTTCTGGCGGAACCAGCAAATCGCGCACGGTAGCCTGAGCGAACTGTTGCATCAGATACAATCCGCTAACATCGGGAGTGAAACCGTTTTCATCTTTAACGATCGCAGCGGAAAGCGCCTCGATATTCACGTTAACGGAGATATTGCCAGCGCCCTGGCGGCTTACCCGGAACTGGCGGAAAGCAACCCCGTTAAATCCCGGGGGCGGCCAAAACTGGGCGTGTCGGCGAAAGAGGTGACTTTGTTACCCCGTCACTGGGAGTGGCTGGCCACCCAGCCGGGTGGGGCCTCTGCCACGCTGCGCAGGCTTATCGATCAGGCAAGAAAAACCGGTAAACCGGTGGATAACACGCGCCAGCGGCACGATCGCGCCTATCACTTTATGTATGAGATTGCGGGGGATCTGCCTGGCTATGAGGCCAGCATGCGCGCGCTGTTTGCGGACGATGAAGCGGCGTTTACGGCATGTGTTGCCGGATGGCCACAGGATCTTCGCCAGTACGCGCTGCGGTTAGCCTTTGGGAAAGAAGAGGAGGGGCCGGGCGCTTAA
- a CDS encoding polyprenyl synthetase family protein → MTLSHEDDVKMLLSAFEQRLEQLLPAGEQDGQVYAAMRDATLVAGKRMRPLLLLLAARDMGDKTDLTGLLDLACAIEMVHVASLILDDMPCMDNATLRRGRPTIHYQYGEHVAILAAVALLSHAFCVIARSPSLTHEVKARATAELSSSVGHMGLVQGQFRDLNEGRQSRNADEILLTNELKTSSLFNATLQLAAIAADAPPSVSERLRFFARDLGQAFQLIDDLTDGSNANGKDPHQDKDKSTLVAVLGAESVFLRLREHVRSADQHIATACQPGNTTRYYVHVWFEKQLMLIGQSLSLSLPECQ, encoded by the coding sequence ATGACCCTTAGTCATGAAGATGATGTAAAAATGCTGTTGTCCGCGTTTGAGCAACGTCTTGAACAACTTCTGCCTGCGGGAGAGCAGGACGGGCAGGTCTATGCCGCCATGCGTGATGCCACCCTGGTCGCGGGCAAGCGTATGCGCCCTCTGTTGCTGCTGCTGGCGGCGCGGGACATGGGCGATAAAACCGACTTAACGGGCCTTCTCGACCTGGCCTGCGCCATTGAGATGGTCCACGTCGCCTCCCTGATCCTCGATGATATGCCCTGCATGGATAACGCCACGCTTCGACGCGGGCGGCCGACGATTCACTACCAGTATGGTGAACACGTGGCGATCCTGGCGGCGGTGGCGCTGCTCAGCCACGCTTTTTGCGTCATCGCGCGCTCGCCATCGCTGACGCATGAGGTCAAAGCCCGGGCGACAGCCGAGCTTTCATCGTCGGTTGGGCATATGGGGCTGGTGCAGGGCCAGTTTCGCGATCTGAATGAGGGACGTCAGAGCCGAAACGCCGATGAGATCCTCCTGACCAACGAGCTGAAAACCAGCAGTCTGTTCAATGCCACCCTCCAGCTGGCGGCCATTGCTGCCGACGCCCCGCCTTCGGTCAGCGAACGCCTGCGCTTTTTCGCCCGCGATCTTGGCCAGGCTTTCCAGCTGATTGATGACCTGACGGACGGCTCAAACGCCAACGGCAAAGATCCCCATCAGGATAAAGATAAATCGACGCTGGTCGCTGTGCTCGGCGCCGAAAGCGTGTTCCTGCGCCTGCGTGAGCATGTCCGCAGCGCCGATCAGCACATCGCGACCGCCTGTCAGCCGGGAAACACCACCCGGTACTATGTTCACGTCTGGTTTGAAAAACAGCTGATGCTGATCGGCCAGAGCCTGTCGTTATCCCTTCCGGAGTGTCAATGA
- the fni gene encoding type 2 isopentenyl-diphosphate Delta-isomerase, translating into MSSLSQRKSDHLDIVLNSTPGAKKCTSGFEKWRFGHCALPELHLDEIDLSTSLFGRTLNAPLLISSMTGGTRRASQINQHLATAAQALGLAMGVGSQRVALESEARHGLTRELRAFAPDIVLMANLGAAQIAGRQGLDYAQRAVETLAADALIIHLNPLQEALQHGGDRNWCGVIDAIHRIVEALHVPVVVKEVGNGISVPVARRLAAAGVAMLDVAGAGGTSWAAVEGERAVTAHDREVAMAFADWGIPTATALQDLHQALPDMPLVASGGIANGIEAAKAIRLGASVVGQAAGVLHSALTSSEAVIDHFQVIIDQLRVACFCTGSANLAQLRQATLVAQI; encoded by the coding sequence ATGAGCAGCCTGTCGCAACGTAAAAGCGATCATCTTGATATCGTACTGAACAGTACGCCCGGCGCAAAAAAGTGTACCAGCGGCTTTGAAAAATGGCGCTTCGGGCACTGCGCACTGCCTGAACTGCATCTGGATGAAATTGACCTCTCGACCTCGCTGTTCGGCCGCACCCTGAACGCACCGCTGCTGATAAGCTCCATGACCGGCGGCACCCGCCGGGCAAGCCAGATCAACCAGCATCTTGCCACCGCCGCGCAGGCCCTGGGTTTAGCGATGGGGGTTGGTTCCCAACGCGTGGCGCTTGAGAGCGAGGCCAGGCACGGCCTGACGCGGGAACTGCGCGCCTTTGCTCCGGACATCGTGCTGATGGCTAACCTTGGCGCGGCGCAAATTGCCGGGCGACAAGGCCTCGACTATGCCCAACGCGCCGTCGAAACCCTGGCGGCGGATGCGCTGATTATCCACCTCAACCCGCTGCAGGAGGCGTTGCAGCACGGTGGGGATCGCAACTGGTGCGGCGTTATCGACGCCATCCATCGCATCGTGGAGGCGCTGCATGTGCCGGTAGTGGTCAAAGAGGTGGGCAACGGGATTTCGGTGCCGGTGGCCCGCAGGCTGGCTGCGGCAGGCGTGGCAATGCTGGACGTTGCCGGTGCGGGCGGTACCAGCTGGGCGGCAGTCGAAGGTGAACGCGCCGTCACCGCCCACGACCGGGAAGTGGCGATGGCTTTTGCCGACTGGGGCATTCCAACCGCGACGGCGTTGCAGGATCTGCATCAGGCGCTGCCCGACATGCCGCTGGTGGCCTCGGGCGGAATTGCCAATGGCATTGAGGCGGCCAAAGCGATCCGCCTGGGCGCAAGCGTCGTGGGCCAGGCGGCCGGCGTCCTGCACAGCGCGTTAACCTCCAGCGAGGCGGTAATCGACCATTTTCAGGTGATTATCGACCAGCTCCGCGTCGCCTGTTTCTGCACCGGGAGCGCAAACCTGGCGCAGCTGCGTCAGGCCACGCTGGTGGCGCAAATCTGA
- the crtY gene encoding lycopene beta-cyclase CrtY: protein MAPAWDIILAGGGLANGLIALRLQQLRPVLRVLLLEADSWPGGNHTWSFHEGDLTPEQHQWLAPLVAHRWEGYDVRFPRLNRTLAGEYLSITSARFADVLAGICGENLLTRTHITGVTPTSVTLADGTTLQARAVIDGRGYRPEKHLHTGSQSFLGQEWRLSQPHGLTRPILMDATVNQQGGYRFVYTLPLSATELLIEDTHYVDAARLDLDVARQNIADYARQQGWVLERLNREEQGHLPIMLAGDFPAWWHAKDKQPCSGLRAGLFHATTGYSLPHAVALAEAIAASEAIDAATLFSVIHRYALRQWREQRFFRSLNRMLFLAGDADKRWQVMQRFYSLNEGLIARFYARNITLADKARILAGKPPVPVGEAMLAILKLTPRMRAFHHE from the coding sequence ATGGCACCCGCGTGGGACATTATTCTGGCGGGGGGCGGGCTGGCAAACGGGCTGATTGCCTTACGTTTGCAGCAGCTGCGCCCCGTGCTGCGCGTACTGCTCCTCGAGGCCGACAGCTGGCCTGGGGGAAATCACACCTGGTCATTTCATGAGGGCGACCTCACTCCGGAACAGCATCAGTGGCTGGCCCCGCTGGTGGCTCATCGCTGGGAGGGGTACGACGTCCGCTTTCCCCGCCTCAACCGCACTCTTGCCGGGGAGTATCTCAGTATCACCTCCGCGCGTTTTGCCGATGTCCTGGCCGGGATCTGTGGCGAAAACCTGCTCACCCGGACCCATATCACCGGCGTTACCCCGACGTCGGTGACGCTGGCCGACGGCACAACATTGCAGGCCCGGGCGGTCATTGATGGCCGGGGCTACAGGCCGGAAAAACATCTTCATACCGGCAGCCAGTCCTTCCTCGGACAAGAGTGGCGTCTGAGTCAGCCTCACGGCCTGACGCGCCCGATCCTGATGGACGCCACGGTCAACCAGCAGGGCGGGTATCGCTTTGTCTACACGCTGCCGCTTTCCGCCACTGAACTCTTAATCGAGGACACCCACTACGTTGATGCCGCCCGTCTGGATCTGGACGTCGCCCGGCAAAACATCGCCGACTATGCCCGTCAGCAGGGGTGGGTGCTGGAGCGCCTCAACCGTGAAGAGCAGGGCCATCTGCCGATTATGCTGGCGGGGGATTTCCCGGCCTGGTGGCATGCTAAAGATAAGCAGCCGTGCAGCGGCCTGCGCGCCGGGCTGTTTCATGCCACCACCGGCTATTCACTGCCCCATGCGGTGGCGCTGGCGGAGGCCATTGCCGCAAGCGAGGCGATCGACGCGGCGACACTTTTTTCCGTTATCCATCGCTACGCCCTGCGCCAGTGGCGCGAGCAGCGCTTTTTCCGCTCCCTTAACCGCATGCTGTTCCTGGCGGGGGATGCCGACAAGCGCTGGCAGGTGATGCAGCGGTTTTACTCTCTTAACGAGGGGCTGATTGCCCGCTTTTACGCCCGGAACATAACCCTGGCCGACAAAGCGCGGATCCTGGCAGGTAAGCCCCCGGTTCCCGTCGGCGAGGCTATGCTCGCCATACTGAAACTCACTCCCCGGATGCGAGCGTTTCACCATGAATAA
- a CDS encoding phytoene desaturase gives MNKTVIIGAGFGGLALAIRLQAQGISTLLLEQRDKPGGRAYVYHDNGFTFDAGPTVITDPSAIEELFTLAGRRMADYVELLPVTPFYRLCWETGGVFDYDNVQTRLEEQIRRFNPRDVEGYRKFHAYSREVFNEGYLKLGTVPFLSFRDMLRAGPQLTRLQAWRSVYSMVSRFIENEQLRQAFSFHSLLVGGNPFATSSIYTLIHALEREWGVWFARGGTGALVQGMVKLYQDLGGELQLNAEVTRLEAAGDRISAVTLKDGRTIPVAAVASNADVVHTYEKLLGHHPTGAARAASLKRKRMSNSLFVLYFGLNKQHDLAHHTVCFGPRYKELIDEIFNKNALAEDFSLYLHAPCVTDPSLAPPGCGSYYVLAPVPHLGTADLDWAVEGPRLRDRIFDYLEAHYMPGLRSQLVTHRMFTPFDFRDQLGAHLGSAFSVEPILRQSAWFRPHNRDSQIPNLYLVGAGTHPGAGIPGVIGSAKATAGLMLEALSR, from the coding sequence ATGAATAAAACAGTGATTATTGGCGCCGGTTTTGGCGGATTAGCGCTGGCCATTCGGCTACAGGCGCAGGGCATCAGCACACTCCTGCTGGAGCAGCGGGATAAGCCCGGCGGGCGTGCCTACGTTTATCACGATAACGGCTTCACCTTTGACGCCGGACCGACGGTCATAACCGATCCCAGCGCCATCGAAGAGTTATTCACCCTGGCCGGCAGACGCATGGCGGATTACGTCGAGCTGCTGCCGGTAACGCCTTTCTATCGCCTGTGCTGGGAGACGGGCGGGGTGTTTGATTACGACAACGTTCAGACGCGGCTGGAAGAGCAGATCCGTCGTTTCAATCCGCGCGACGTGGAGGGCTACCGCAAGTTTCATGCCTACTCCCGGGAGGTGTTTAACGAGGGATATCTCAAACTCGGCACGGTGCCGTTCCTCTCATTTCGCGATATGCTCCGCGCCGGGCCGCAGCTTACCCGCCTGCAGGCCTGGCGCAGCGTCTACAGCATGGTCTCCCGTTTTATCGAGAACGAACAGCTGCGCCAGGCGTTTTCCTTCCATTCGCTGCTGGTGGGGGGCAATCCCTTTGCCACCTCGTCGATTTATACCCTGATCCACGCCCTGGAGCGTGAGTGGGGCGTCTGGTTTGCCCGCGGCGGGACCGGGGCGCTGGTGCAGGGGATGGTGAAGCTCTATCAGGATCTGGGCGGCGAACTGCAGCTGAATGCAGAGGTCACCCGGCTGGAGGCGGCAGGGGATCGCATTAGCGCCGTGACGCTAAAAGATGGCCGGACGATCCCGGTCGCGGCGGTGGCTTCCAATGCCGACGTGGTGCATACCTATGAGAAGCTGCTGGGGCACCACCCGACGGGGGCGGCGCGCGCGGCCTCGCTTAAGCGCAAACGCATGAGTAACTCCCTGTTTGTGCTCTATTTTGGCCTGAACAAGCAGCACGATCTGGCTCATCACACGGTCTGTTTCGGGCCGCGCTATAAAGAACTTATCGACGAAATTTTCAATAAAAACGCCCTGGCGGAAGATTTTTCCCTCTACCTGCACGCCCCCTGCGTCACCGATCCCTCCCTGGCGCCGCCGGGCTGCGGTAGCTATTACGTCTTAGCGCCGGTGCCCCATTTAGGCACGGCGGATCTCGACTGGGCCGTTGAGGGGCCGCGCCTGCGCGACCGGATTTTTGACTATCTCGAAGCCCACTACATGCCGGGGCTGCGCAGCCAACTGGTGACCCACCGCATGTTCACCCCATTTGATTTTCGCGACCAGCTGGGCGCCCATCTGGGTTCCGCCTTTTCCGTCGAACCGATCCTGCGCCAGAGCGCCTGGTTCCGGCCGCACAATCGCGACAGCCAGATCCCCAATCTGTACCTGGTGGGGGCCGGTACGCATCCGGGCGCCGGGATCCCCGGGGTGATCGGCTCGGCAAAAGCGACGGCAGGACTGATGCTGGAGGCGCTCTCCCGATGA
- the crtB gene encoding 15-cis-phytoene synthase CrtB, whose amino-acid sequence MNTTLMEHATDTIAVGSKSFATAAKLFDPATRRSVLMLYAWCRYCDDVIDGQELGFNAAPVDRAQAEERMEMLKNQTRRAWEGGEMHEPAFAAFQEVALGHNIPLQLAYDHLDGFAMDVRETHYETFDDTLQYCYRVAGVVGLMMARVMGVRDEAVLDRACDLGLAFQLTNIARDIVEDARVGRCYLPAQWLAEADIDPQSIASPQMRMPLVGIAQRLVAEAEPYYASARQGLAGLPLRSAWAIASAHGVYREIGVKVSAAGARAWDTRQGTRDVEKAVLLLKGAGLALTSRFATPTPRPAGLWQRPR is encoded by the coding sequence ATGAACACCACCCTGATGGAGCATGCCACCGACACCATCGCCGTGGGCTCGAAAAGTTTTGCCACCGCGGCGAAGCTGTTTGATCCGGCCACCCGTCGCAGCGTGCTGATGCTCTATGCCTGGTGCCGGTACTGCGACGACGTGATTGACGGGCAGGAGCTGGGGTTTAACGCCGCGCCTGTCGACAGGGCCCAGGCAGAAGAGCGCATGGAGATGCTCAAAAACCAGACCCGACGCGCCTGGGAAGGGGGCGAGATGCATGAGCCCGCCTTTGCTGCCTTTCAGGAGGTGGCGCTGGGCCATAACATCCCGCTCCAGCTGGCTTACGATCATCTCGACGGCTTTGCCATGGACGTGCGGGAGACGCATTACGAGACGTTCGACGACACCCTGCAATACTGCTATCGCGTAGCAGGCGTGGTTGGGCTGATGATGGCGAGGGTGATGGGCGTGCGCGACGAAGCGGTACTCGATCGCGCCTGTGATTTAGGCCTGGCGTTTCAGCTGACCAATATCGCCAGGGATATTGTCGAGGATGCCCGGGTTGGCCGCTGTTATCTGCCTGCCCAGTGGCTGGCCGAGGCAGACATCGATCCGCAGTCAATCGCCTCACCACAGATGCGCATGCCGCTTGTGGGAATTGCCCAACGGCTGGTGGCAGAAGCCGAGCCTTACTATGCCTCTGCCCGGCAAGGGCTGGCCGGGCTGCCCCTGCGATCCGCGTGGGCGATTGCCTCGGCGCACGGGGTGTACCGTGAAATTGGCGTGAAGGTAAGCGCGGCGGGTGCCCGTGCCTGGGATACCCGGCAGGGGACCCGCGACGTTGAGAAAGCAGTCTTACTGCTGAAAGGCGCCGGGCTGGCCCTTACTTCTCGTTTTGCGACGCCGACGCCGCGCCCGGCCGGGCTCTGGCAGCGTCCTCGTTAG
- a CDS encoding sterol desaturase family protein yields the protein MLALYNTVIVLLTVAAMELVAAFAHKYIMHGWGWRWHESHHEPRTGWFEVNDLYAVVFAALAIVLIALGTWGLWPLQWIGAGMTAYGAIYFMVHDGLVHQRWPFRYIPRKGYLKRLYLAHRLHHAVRGKEDCVSFGFLYAPPVEKLQATLRQRKARRAANEDAARARPGAASASQNEK from the coding sequence ATGCTCGCGTTGTACAACACAGTGATCGTGCTTTTAACCGTTGCCGCCATGGAGTTAGTCGCTGCCTTTGCCCACAAGTACATCATGCACGGCTGGGGCTGGAGATGGCATGAATCGCATCACGAGCCGCGCACGGGCTGGTTTGAGGTTAACGACCTTTACGCCGTGGTGTTTGCCGCGCTGGCGATTGTGCTGATTGCGCTGGGAACCTGGGGTCTGTGGCCGCTGCAGTGGATTGGTGCCGGGATGACGGCTTACGGCGCGATCTATTTCATGGTGCATGATGGGCTGGTGCATCAGCGCTGGCCGTTTCGCTATATCCCGCGCAAGGGCTATCTTAAGCGCCTGTATCTGGCGCACCGTCTGCACCACGCGGTACGGGGCAAAGAGGACTGCGTCTCCTTTGGCTTTCTCTATGCCCCGCCGGTAGAAAAATTGCAGGCGACGTTACGCCAGCGCAAGGCGCGTCGTGCGGCTAACGAGGACGCTGCCAGAGCCCGGCCGGGCGCGGCGTCGGCGTCGCAAAACGAGAAGTAA
- a CDS encoding aspartate:alanine antiporter, with protein MNINVAELLNGNYILLLFVVLALGLCLGKLRLGSIQLGNSIGVLVVSLLLGQQHFSINTDALNLGFMLFIFCVGVEAGPNFFSIFFRDGKNYLMLALVMVGSALLIALGLGKLFGWDIGLTAGMLAGSMTSTPVLVGAGDTLRHLGLDNAQLSLALDHLSLGYALTYLIGLVSLIVGARYLPKLQHQDLQTSAQQIARERGLDTDSKRKVYLPVIRAYRVGPELVAWADGKNLRELGIYRQTGCYIERIRRNGILANPDGDAVLQMGDDIALVGYPDAHARLDPSFRNGKEVFDRDLLDMRIVTEEIVVKNHNAVGRRLAQLKLTDHGCFLNRVIRSQIEMPIDDNIVLNKGDVLQVSGDTRRVKTVADRIGFISIHSQVTDLLAFCAFFIVGLMIGMITFQFSNFSFGIGNAAGLLFAGIMLGFLRANHPTFGYIPQGALNMVKEFGLMVFMAGVGLSAGSGISHSLGAVGWQMLVAGLIVSLAPVVICFLFGAYVLRMNRAMLFGAMMGARTCAPAMEIISDTARSNIPALGYAGTYAIANVLLTLAGTLIIIIWPGLG; from the coding sequence GTGAACATAAACGTCGCAGAATTGTTAAACGGGAATTACATCCTGCTATTATTTGTGGTGCTGGCGCTGGGCCTCTGTCTGGGTAAATTACGACTGGGATCAATCCAACTTGGTAATTCTATTGGCGTTTTAGTCGTCTCATTATTATTAGGCCAGCAGCATTTCAGTATTAACACTGATGCGCTTAATTTGGGCTTCATGCTGTTTATTTTTTGCGTCGGTGTTGAAGCCGGACCCAACTTTTTTTCTATTTTCTTCCGCGACGGCAAAAATTACCTGATGCTGGCGCTGGTGATGGTCGGCAGCGCCCTGCTGATCGCGTTAGGGTTAGGCAAACTGTTTGGCTGGGATATCGGACTGACGGCGGGGATGCTGGCGGGCTCGATGACCTCCACGCCGGTGCTAGTGGGCGCGGGGGATACCTTGCGCCATCTCGGTCTGGATAACGCCCAGCTCTCGCTGGCATTAGACCACCTCAGCCTCGGCTATGCCCTCACCTATCTGATCGGTCTGGTGAGCCTGATCGTCGGCGCACGCTATCTTCCTAAACTGCAGCACCAGGATCTGCAGACCAGCGCCCAGCAAATTGCCCGCGAGCGCGGTCTGGATACCGACAGCAAACGCAAAGTTTACCTGCCGGTGATCCGCGCCTACCGCGTCGGCCCGGAGCTGGTGGCCTGGGCGGACGGTAAAAACCTGCGCGAGCTGGGCATTTATCGTCAGACCGGCTGCTACATCGAACGTATCCGCCGTAACGGCATTCTGGCAAACCCGGACGGCGACGCGGTACTGCAGATGGGGGATGACATCGCCCTGGTCGGCTACCCGGATGCCCACGCCCGTCTCGATCCCAGCTTCCGTAACGGTAAAGAGGTGTTCGACCGCGACCTGCTCGACATGCGTATCGTCACCGAAGAGATCGTGGTGAAAAACCACAACGCCGTGGGCCGCCGTCTGGCGCAGCTTAAACTGACCGACCACGGCTGCTTCCTTAACCGGGTCATCCGCAGCCAGATTGAGATGCCTATCGATGACAACATCGTCCTGAACAAGGGCGACGTGCTGCAGGTGAGCGGCGACACGCGGCGCGTGAAGACCGTTGCCGACCGCATCGGGTTTATCTCCATTCACAGCCAGGTGACCGATCTGCTCGCCTTCTGCGCCTTCTTTATCGTCGGCCTGATGATTGGGATGATCACCTTCCAGTTCAGCAACTTCAGCTTTGGTATCGGCAACGCGGCAGGTCTGCTGTTCGCCGGGATCATGCTCGGCTTCCTGCGAGCCAACCACCCGACCTTCGGCTATATCCCCCAGGGTGCGCTGAACATGGTGAAAGAGTTCGGCCTGATGGTGTTTATGGCGGGCGTTGGCTTAAGCGCGGGCAGCGGCATTAGCCACAGCCTGGGCGCGGTAGGCTGGCAGATGCTGGTGGCCGGATTGATCGTCAGCCTGGCGCCGGTGGTGATCTGTTTCCTGTTTGGCGCGTACGTGCTGCGTATGAACCGCGCCATGCTGTTTGGCGCGATGATGGGGGCCCGCACCTGCGCCCCGGCGATGGAGATCATCAGCGATACCGCGCGAAGCAACATTCCGGCGCTGGGGTATGCGGGCACCTATGCCATCGCTAACGTCTTGTTAACCCTTGCGGGGACATTGATCATCATCATCTGGCCAGGGCTGGGATAA
- a CDS encoding inner membrane protein YbjM yields the protein MNIKGNWFGVACCFLLFTGVCVCLKFNVRGAFIAAGRPELGLLFFTLPGAAASFLSRGGEVIRPLVGAMLAAPLCLVVMRLLFIPSRTLVQEMAWLLSGIFWCALGALFFMFVRRAVENRRARVKTPSERGR from the coding sequence TTGAATATTAAAGGTAATTGGTTTGGGGTGGCCTGCTGTTTTTTGCTTTTTACCGGGGTATGCGTCTGCCTGAAGTTTAACGTCAGAGGGGCATTTATTGCCGCCGGACGTCCCGAGCTGGGATTATTGTTCTTTACCCTGCCGGGGGCTGCCGCCAGTTTTCTTTCCCGTGGCGGAGAGGTCATCAGGCCGCTGGTGGGGGCGATGCTTGCCGCGCCACTCTGTCTGGTGGTGATGCGCCTGCTGTTTATCCCGTCGCGCACGCTGGTGCAGGAGATGGCCTGGCTGTTGAGTGGGATCTTCTGGTGTGCGTTGGGGGCGCTGTTCTTTATGTTTGTGCGCCGGGCAGTAGAGAACCGCCGCGCGCGAGTAAAAACGCCCTCAGAGCGAGGGCGTTAA
- a CDS encoding GrxA family glutaredoxin, which produces MFAVIFGRPGCPYCVRAKDLAEKLTAEREDFNYRYVDIHAEGITKADLEKTVGKPVETVPQIFLDQNHIGGFTDFEAYAKEHLGLFAAQ; this is translated from the coding sequence ATGTTTGCAGTAATTTTCGGACGTCCGGGTTGCCCATACTGCGTGCGCGCAAAGGATCTGGCAGAAAAACTGACCGCAGAGCGTGAAGACTTTAACTACCGTTACGTGGATATCCATGCGGAAGGCATCACCAAGGCCGATCTGGAAAAAACCGTCGGTAAGCCGGTTGAAACCGTTCCGCAGATCTTCCTCGATCAGAACCACATCGGCGGCTTTACCGATTTTGAAGCCTACGCTAAAGAGCACCTGGGCCTGTTCGCTGCCCAGTAA
- the nfsA gene encoding oxygen-insensitive NADPH nitroreductase encodes MTPVIDLLRSHRSIRHFTDQPISDAQREAIIAGAQGTSSSSFLQCSSIIRITDPAMREQLVTLTGGQKHVAQAAEFWVFCADFNRHLQICPEAQLGLAEQLLLGVVDTAMLAQNAMTAAESLGLGGVYIGGIRNSIEAVTELLQLPKHVLPLFGLCLGWPADNPDVKPRLPAAMVVHENHYQPVDPAVLAEYDEELANYYLSRATNNRRDTWSDHIRRTIIKENRPFILDYLHKQGWATR; translated from the coding sequence ATGACGCCCGTAATTGATCTTCTACGTTCCCACCGTTCCATTCGCCATTTTACCGATCAACCCATCAGCGATGCCCAGCGCGAGGCCATTATTGCCGGCGCGCAGGGCACCTCCAGCTCCAGCTTCCTGCAGTGCAGTTCCATCATCCGTATTACCGATCCGGCGATGCGCGAACAGCTGGTGACCCTTACCGGCGGGCAGAAGCACGTAGCCCAGGCGGCGGAGTTCTGGGTGTTCTGCGCCGACTTCAACCGCCATCTGCAAATTTGCCCTGAGGCGCAGCTCGGCCTTGCTGAGCAGCTGCTGCTGGGCGTAGTGGATACCGCCATGCTGGCGCAAAATGCCATGACGGCGGCAGAGTCGCTGGGGCTGGGTGGGGTTTACATCGGCGGCATCCGCAACAGCATTGAGGCGGTGACTGAACTGCTGCAGCTGCCGAAGCACGTTCTGCCGCTGTTTGGCCTGTGCCTGGGCTGGCCTGCGGATAATCCGGACGTCAAACCGCGCCTGCCTGCGGCGATGGTGGTGCATGAAAACCACTACCAGCCGGTGGATCCAGCGGTGCTGGCGGAGTACGACGAAGAGCTGGCGAATTACTACCTCAGCCGTGCCACTAACAACCGCCGTGACACCTGGAGCGACCATATCCGTCGCACCATCATCAAAGAAAATCGTCCGTTTATTCTCGACTATTTGCACAAACAGGGCTGGGCTACGCGATAA
- the rimK gene encoding 30S ribosomal protein S6--L-glutamate ligase: protein MKIAILSRDGTLWSCKRLREAAQQRGHLVEILDPLSCYMNISPAASSIHYKGRQLPHFDAVIPRIGSAITFYGTASLRQFELLGSYPLNESVAITRARDKLRSLQLLARQGIDLPITGIAHSPDDTHDLIEMVGGAPLVVKLVEGTQGIGVVLAETRQAAESVVDAFRGLNAHILVQEYIQEAKGRDIRCLVVGDEVVAAIERQAKEGDFRSNLHRGGVARVAQITAREREIALLAARTLGLDVAGVDILRAERGPLVMEVNASPGLEGIEKTTGIDIAGKMIGWIERHATPEFCLKTGG, encoded by the coding sequence GTGAAAATTGCCATATTGTCCCGGGATGGAACGCTCTGGTCGTGTAAACGCCTGCGTGAAGCGGCGCAGCAGCGCGGCCATCTGGTGGAAATCCTCGATCCGCTGTCGTGCTATATGAATATCAGCCCGGCGGCATCCTCTATTCACTATAAAGGACGCCAGCTGCCGCACTTCGACGCGGTCATTCCGCGCATTGGCTCGGCGATCACCTTTTACGGTACCGCCTCGCTGCGCCAGTTTGAGCTGCTCGGCAGTTATCCGCTGAATGAATCCGTGGCGATCACCCGGGCGCGCGACAAACTGCGCTCCCTGCAGCTGCTGGCTCGCCAGGGGATCGACCTGCCGATCACCGGCATTGCCCATTCGCCTGACGACACCCACGATCTGATCGAGATGGTCGGCGGCGCGCCGCTGGTGGTCAAGCTGGTTGAGGGCACCCAGGGGATTGGCGTGGTGCTGGCCGAAACCCGCCAGGCGGCAGAGAGCGTGGTGGATGCGTTTCGCGGCCTGAATGCGCACATTCTGGTGCAGGAGTACATTCAGGAGGCGAAAGGGCGCGATATTCGCTGCCTTGTTGTCGGCGATGAAGTGGTCGCAGCCATCGAACGTCAGGCCAAAGAGGGCGATTTTCGCTCAAACCTGCATCGGGGCGGCGTTGCCCGGGTGGCGCAGATCACCGCGCGCGAGCGGGAGATCGCCCTGCTGGCCGCCAGAACGCTGGGGCTCGACGTTGCCGGGGTTGATATTCTGCGCGCCGAGCGCGGGCCGCTGGTGATGGAAGTGAACGCCTCGCCAGGGCTCGAAGGCATTGAGAAAACCACCGGGATTGATATCGCCGGGAAGATGATCGGCTGGATTGAACGCCATGCCACGCCGGAGTTTTGCCTGAAAACGGGCGGATAA